Proteins co-encoded in one Neodiprion lecontei isolate iyNeoLeco1 chromosome 3, iyNeoLeco1.1, whole genome shotgun sequence genomic window:
- the LOC107226304 gene encoding uncharacterized protein F21D5.5 isoform X2 — translation MDSGACFSATTKISAVLCCLIKMSVPPQSCYIFSDDKSLPPIYLADETPTFVGRSVATQITDVKCSKQQVWLYASYADYKVFVKQVGSHSSGFNGFKTQKNVKFIAKHGDCLEMLYNKYKYRIEFNPPPDEKAESGSLKKRIYVSSSDGEEDGVNLSKSAKAKKFKILDENIDPDMQTPEDHVEDNVPANGSGECNQTEDLECQENSKPTEQELWEDIDKALLIYTSKGVVARSKIAAYDMDGTLIKTQSGHVFPKDHNDWQLIFSEVPGKLKKLHKEGYKIVIFTNQGSLSLGKWKPSDFKVKIERIVQKIGVPIQVFIATGKSIYRKPLTGMWDSLVNHKNEGVTVDKDSSFFVGDAAGRKKDWGPKKKKDHSSADRLLALNLGLKFQTPEEHFLGHKPAPWELPKFDPMKLTENTDVTDPPTAKLKSDKQEVIIMVGSPGSGKSHFAKVHLPTYRRINRDTLGSWQKCISALEQALSEGKSAVVDNTNPDPTVRQKYIDVAKARGIPVRCFLMGTELEHTKHNNKFRQLTDSLHDTISDAIIHAYIKNFKPPTMDEGFTEIVKINFVPKFKNEKDKKLYQMYLLEK, via the exons ATGGATTCCGGCGCGTGTTTCTCGGCTACAACGAAAATCTCCGCGGTTCTCTGTTGTTTAATTAAGATGAGCGTGCCTCCGCAAAGTTGTTACATTTTCAGCGACGACAAATCGCTGCCGCCGATCTATCTTGCTGACGAAACGCCAACTTTCGTCGGGAGAAGCGTCGCCACCCAAATAACTGACGTTAAGTGCTCCAAGCAGCAAG TATGGCTTTATGCAAGCTATGCGGATTACAAAGTATTTGTCAAACAAGTCGGCTCTCACTCGTCCGGCTTTAACGGCTTCAAAACGCAGAAGAATGTGAAATTTATCGCCAAACACGGAGACTGTTTGGAAATGCTTTACAATAAGTACAAATACCGTATAGAATTCAATCCGCCGCCGGACGAGAAGGCCGAGAGCGGCAGTCTCAAGAAGAGAATTTACGTATCTAGTTCCGATGGTGAAGAGGATGGGGTGAATCTGAGTAAATCAGCAAAAGctaagaaattcaaaatcctAGATGAGAATATCGACCCAGATATGCAAACTCCTGAAGATCATGTAGAAGATAACGTGCCAGCTAACGGCAGCGGAGAATGCAACCAAACGGAGGATTTGGAATGTCAGGAAAATTCAAAGCCGACAGAGCAAGAACTTTGGGAAGACATTGATAAGGCTTTACTAATATATACAAGCAAGGGTGTCGTAGCACGATCCAAA ATAGCAGCCTATGATATGGATGGTACCTTGATAAAGACGCAGTCAGGGCATGTTTTTCCCAAAGATCATAACGATTGGCAATTAATTTTCTCTGAGGTGCCcggaaaattgaagaaattacaCAAGGAAGGGTATAAAatagtaatatttacaaatcaaGGATCACTTAGTCTCGGAAAGTGGAAACCCAGTGAtttcaaagtaaaaattgaaaggatTGTCCAAAAAATTGGAGTTCCGATACAG GTGTTCATAGCTACTGGAAAAAGTATATACAGAAAACCGTTGACCGGGATGTGGGATTCGCTGGTTAACCAT aaaaacgaAGGAGTAACTGTGGATAAAGATTCCTCTTTTTTTGTCGGCGATGCAGctggaagaaagaaagattgggggccaaaaaaaaagaaagatcaTTCGAGTGCCGATCGATTATTAGCTTTGAATTTgggtttaaaatttcaaacaccAGAGGAACATTTTTTGGGACATAAGCCAGCGCCGTGGGAACTACCTAAATTTGATCCAATGAAATTGACCGAAAATACAGATGTAACAGACCCTCCTACGGCTAAGCTTAAATCAGACAAGCAGGAG GTGATAATTATGGTCGGCAGCCCTGGTTCAGGTAAATCACACTTTGCTAAAGTACACTTGCCTACTTACCGTCGGATAAACCGAGACACCTTGGGCAGTTGGCAAAAGTGTATTTCAGCATTGGAACAAGCACTATCCGAGGGCAAAAGTGCTGTTGTGGATAACACTAACCCAGATCCAACTGTCAGACAGAAATATATCGATGTTGCCAAGGCACGGGGGATTCCGGTGAGATGTTTCTTAATGGGGACGGAACTCGAGCATACAAAACATAACAACAAG TTTCGGCAGCTCACAGACAGCTTACATGACACGATAAGCGACGCAATAATCCACGCGTACAT AAAGAATTTTAAGCCGCCAACGATGGACGAAGGCTTTACCGAAATCGTCAAGATCAACTTTGTGCCAAagtttaaaaacgaaaaagacaAGAAGCTTTACCAAATGTACCTGCTGGAAAAGTGA
- the LOC107226304 gene encoding uncharacterized protein F21D5.5 isoform X1 encodes MDSGACFSATTKISAVLCCLIKMSVPPQSCYIFSDDKSLPPIYLADETPTFVGRSVATQITDVKCSKQQVWLYASYADYKVFVKQVGSHSSGFNGFKTQKNVKFIAKHGDCLEMLYNKYKYRIEFNPPPDEKAESGSLKKRIYVSSSDGEEDGVNLSKSAKAKKFKILDENIDPDMQTPEDHVEDNVPANGSGECNQTEDLECQENSKPTEQELWEDIDKALLIYTSKGVVARSKIAAYDMDGTLIKTQSGHVFPKDHNDWQLIFSEVPGKLKKLHKEGYKIVIFTNQGSLSLGKWKPSDFKVKIERIVQKIGVPIQVFIATGKSIYRKPLTGMWDSLVNHKNEGVTVDKDSSFFVGDAAGRKKDWGPKKKKDHSSADRLLALNLGLKFQTPEEHFLGHKPAPWELPKFDPMKLTENTDVTDPPTAKLKSDKQEVIIMVGSPGSGKSHFAKVHLPTYRRINRDTLGSWQKCISALEQALSEGKSAVVDNTNPDPTVRQKYIDVAKARGIPVRCFLMGTELEHTKHNNKFRQLTDSLHDTISDAIIHAYIDTKSQVIWRCIRFVKLLLLLILRFCTNFDLMNDEHYRKNFKPPTMDEGFTEIVKINFVPKFKNEKDKKLYQMYLLEK; translated from the exons ATGGATTCCGGCGCGTGTTTCTCGGCTACAACGAAAATCTCCGCGGTTCTCTGTTGTTTAATTAAGATGAGCGTGCCTCCGCAAAGTTGTTACATTTTCAGCGACGACAAATCGCTGCCGCCGATCTATCTTGCTGACGAAACGCCAACTTTCGTCGGGAGAAGCGTCGCCACCCAAATAACTGACGTTAAGTGCTCCAAGCAGCAAG TATGGCTTTATGCAAGCTATGCGGATTACAAAGTATTTGTCAAACAAGTCGGCTCTCACTCGTCCGGCTTTAACGGCTTCAAAACGCAGAAGAATGTGAAATTTATCGCCAAACACGGAGACTGTTTGGAAATGCTTTACAATAAGTACAAATACCGTATAGAATTCAATCCGCCGCCGGACGAGAAGGCCGAGAGCGGCAGTCTCAAGAAGAGAATTTACGTATCTAGTTCCGATGGTGAAGAGGATGGGGTGAATCTGAGTAAATCAGCAAAAGctaagaaattcaaaatcctAGATGAGAATATCGACCCAGATATGCAAACTCCTGAAGATCATGTAGAAGATAACGTGCCAGCTAACGGCAGCGGAGAATGCAACCAAACGGAGGATTTGGAATGTCAGGAAAATTCAAAGCCGACAGAGCAAGAACTTTGGGAAGACATTGATAAGGCTTTACTAATATATACAAGCAAGGGTGTCGTAGCACGATCCAAA ATAGCAGCCTATGATATGGATGGTACCTTGATAAAGACGCAGTCAGGGCATGTTTTTCCCAAAGATCATAACGATTGGCAATTAATTTTCTCTGAGGTGCCcggaaaattgaagaaattacaCAAGGAAGGGTATAAAatagtaatatttacaaatcaaGGATCACTTAGTCTCGGAAAGTGGAAACCCAGTGAtttcaaagtaaaaattgaaaggatTGTCCAAAAAATTGGAGTTCCGATACAG GTGTTCATAGCTACTGGAAAAAGTATATACAGAAAACCGTTGACCGGGATGTGGGATTCGCTGGTTAACCAT aaaaacgaAGGAGTAACTGTGGATAAAGATTCCTCTTTTTTTGTCGGCGATGCAGctggaagaaagaaagattgggggccaaaaaaaaagaaagatcaTTCGAGTGCCGATCGATTATTAGCTTTGAATTTgggtttaaaatttcaaacaccAGAGGAACATTTTTTGGGACATAAGCCAGCGCCGTGGGAACTACCTAAATTTGATCCAATGAAATTGACCGAAAATACAGATGTAACAGACCCTCCTACGGCTAAGCTTAAATCAGACAAGCAGGAG GTGATAATTATGGTCGGCAGCCCTGGTTCAGGTAAATCACACTTTGCTAAAGTACACTTGCCTACTTACCGTCGGATAAACCGAGACACCTTGGGCAGTTGGCAAAAGTGTATTTCAGCATTGGAACAAGCACTATCCGAGGGCAAAAGTGCTGTTGTGGATAACACTAACCCAGATCCAACTGTCAGACAGAAATATATCGATGTTGCCAAGGCACGGGGGATTCCGGTGAGATGTTTCTTAATGGGGACGGAACTCGAGCATACAAAACATAACAACAAG TTTCGGCAGCTCACAGACAGCTTACATGACACGATAAGCGACGCAATAATCCACGCGTACAT TGACACAAAGTCGCAAGTAATATGGCGCTGTATCAGATTTGTGAAGCTACTGCTACTGTTGATCTTACGATTCTGCACGAACTTCGACCTCATGAATGATGAACATTACAGAAAGAATTTTAAGCCGCCAACGATGGACGAAGGCTTTACCGAAATCGTCAAGATCAACTTTGTGCCAAagtttaaaaacgaaaaagacaAGAAGCTTTACCAAATGTACCTGCTGGAAAAGTGA